In Clostridia bacterium, a genomic segment contains:
- a CDS encoding phosphopentomutase, which produces MKNRIFIIVIDSFGVGAMPDASRWGDEGSNTLLGASRGAGFAVPTMRSMGLWNVDGLPSGLGVSSPVAAYGRMAERSQGKDTTVGHWEIAGVVSPRPFPTYPEGFPPEVIRAFEQAIGRKVLCNRPYSGTQVIADYGREHVATGSPIVYTSADSVFQIAAHEDVIPVEALYDMCRKARAILTGPHGVGRVIARPFTGEWPYVRTANRHDFSLVPPPTMLNLLSDAGYDVLSIGKIVDIFAESGVTRYRRTRSNTEGLAFTLEAEAEDFRGLCFVNLVDTDMVYGHRRDVDGYAAALTEIDRTLAVFLARMRSDDLLIVTADHGCDPSFRGTDHTREYVPLLVYGAGVVPQNLHTLPTFADVSATVLDNFGLPALEGESLIARLFSQGDGR; this is translated from the coding sequence ATGAAAAATCGCATTTTTATCATCGTCATAGATAGTTTCGGCGTAGGGGCCATGCCCGACGCGTCCCGTTGGGGCGACGAGGGCAGCAATACGCTGTTGGGCGCTTCCCGCGGCGCGGGTTTTGCCGTGCCCACTATGCGGTCGATGGGACTATGGAACGTGGACGGATTGCCTTCGGGGCTTGGCGTGTCTTCCCCCGTGGCGGCCTACGGCCGTATGGCCGAGCGGAGCCAAGGCAAGGACACCACGGTCGGGCATTGGGAGATAGCGGGCGTGGTCAGTCCCCGTCCTTTCCCCACCTATCCCGAGGGGTTTCCCCCCGAGGTCATACGGGCCTTCGAGCAGGCCATCGGTCGCAAAGTCTTGTGCAATCGGCCCTACAGCGGCACTCAAGTCATCGCCGACTACGGCCGCGAGCACGTCGCCACGGGCTCGCCCATCGTCTACACCAGTGCGGACAGCGTTTTCCAGATCGCCGCGCACGAGGACGTCATTCCCGTCGAAGCGTTGTACGATATGTGCCGCAAGGCGCGCGCCATACTCACGGGGCCGCACGGCGTCGGCCGCGTCATCGCGCGTCCCTTCACGGGCGAATGGCCCTACGTGCGCACGGCCAATCGCCACGATTTCAGTCTGGTACCCCCGCCCACTATGCTCAATTTGCTGAGCGATGCGGGCTATGACGTGCTGTCCATCGGCAAGATCGTGGATATCTTCGCCGAAAGCGGCGTCACGCGCTACCGCCGCACTCGGTCCAACACCGAGGGGCTTGCCTTCACGCTCGAGGCCGAGGCCGAGGACTTCCGCGGTCTTTGCTTCGTCAATTTGGTGGATACCGATATGGTGTACGGCCATCGCCGCGACGTGGACGGCTACGCCGCCGCCCTTACCGAGATAGACCGCACCTTGGCCGTTTTCCTTGCGCGTATGCGCTCGGACGACCTGCTCATCGTCACCGCCGATCACGGTTGCGATCCCTCGTTCCGCGGCACCGACCATACGCGCGAGTACGTGCCTTTGCTGGTGTACGGCGCGGGCGTCGTACCGCAAAACCTCCATACGTTACCCACTTTTGCGGACGTTTCGGCCACCGTGCTGGACAATTTCGGGCTTCCCGCCCTCGAGGGGGAGAGCCTTATCGCGAGATTATTTTCCCAAGGAGACGGACGATGA
- a CDS encoding nucleotide-binding protein, producing the protein MKDRVFIAWSGSNEEAKKVKRILETQYNYVCCIGGNADNSSKFSSVGDTVIQQIKTCNQAIVIFQNRADGAVSNNLFFELGYVLSMYGTRKIHCVKRSDEDVVLPSDFDNSFVQPISDTEKPFAEGIVDYFMSRQKMSVNENKMFLINNRYLLHDKIESHYSEAGSKCSDYELAQYVLFYMQAAHMFGDEKKVYNEMHEFKQRHNYEFSGELALAVNICLSFFNMVIHIKLEKDTSEVYIDRNIFWSFKSEYEHYIIAAVDDDIGIFDEWANVFIYEHLTFAYMLYANNNENNEMMRKMLHSKSKEYAYKTIEAIEILCQRSPCRENNDEIGLISLVRAYVYRNLFLSKKILEEDDAGEWLRKTLDVRASLKNNFTRGTVDTQLYNNFCMEYYLSLVNYLDNKHDIDPFEKLMYRSEMLEYVQSVQEENNSNAYIQQIAMWCNRAEN; encoded by the coding sequence ATGAAAGATCGAGTGTTCATCGCCTGGAGCGGATCCAACGAAGAGGCCAAAAAAGTCAAAAGAATACTGGAGACGCAGTACAACTACGTATGTTGCATCGGTGGCAATGCGGACAATTCGTCCAAGTTTTCTTCGGTCGGCGATACGGTTATTCAACAAATCAAGACTTGCAACCAAGCCATCGTTATTTTTCAGAATCGCGCGGATGGTGCCGTCAGCAACAACTTGTTTTTCGAGTTGGGCTACGTCTTATCCATGTACGGTACCAGGAAGATTCATTGCGTCAAACGCAGCGATGAGGACGTTGTTTTGCCGTCCGACTTTGACAATTCCTTCGTTCAGCCCATTTCCGACACGGAAAAACCGTTTGCCGAGGGCATCGTCGATTATTTTATGAGTCGGCAAAAGATGTCGGTCAACGAGAACAAGATGTTTCTTATTAACAACCGTTATTTGCTTCACGACAAGATAGAGTCTCATTATTCGGAAGCGGGCTCCAAATGCTCGGACTACGAATTGGCGCAATACGTTCTCTTTTATATGCAGGCCGCGCATATGTTCGGCGACGAAAAGAAAGTCTACAACGAAATGCATGAGTTCAAACAGCGGCACAACTACGAGTTTTCCGGCGAGCTGGCCTTGGCCGTCAATATTTGTCTATCCTTCTTCAATATGGTCATCCATATTAAGTTGGAGAAGGACACGTCCGAAGTATATATCGACCGCAACATCTTTTGGTCATTCAAAAGCGAGTACGAACACTACATTATCGCGGCGGTGGACGACGATATAGGCATTTTCGACGAATGGGCCAACGTGTTCATCTACGAGCATCTTACGTTCGCGTATATGTTGTATGCCAACAATAACGAAAACAACGAAATGATGCGAAAAATGTTGCATTCCAAGTCCAAAGAATACGCCTACAAGACCATTGAGGCTATTGAGATTCTATGCCAACGTTCCCCGTGCCGCGAGAACAACGACGAGATAGGACTTATATCCCTCGTGCGCGCCTACGTTTACCGCAATTTGTTTTTGTCCAAAAAGATTTTGGAAGAAGACGATGCGGGGGAGTGGTTGCGCAAGACGTTGGACGTGCGTGCCTCTCTTAAAAATAATTTCACCCGCGGTACCGTAGATACGCAATTATACAACAACTTTTGTATGGAATACTATTTATCCTTGGTCAACTACCTTGACAATAAGCACGATATAGATCCCTTCGAAAAGTTGATGTATCGTAGCGAGATGTTGGAATACGTCCAATCCGTACAGGAAGAAAACAACTCCAACGCCTACATTCAACAAATTGCCATGTGGTGCAATCGTGCGGAAAATTGA
- a CDS encoding HAD family phosphatase → MKINAAIFDMDGVIFDTERLWRDAFVLSTRRFNLPLTEADRQLMCGKTEPVIRAELRRAFPSLDADAYRDSMIDYVRAEIAVGRFSLKEGFLSLMDTLRSRGIRTALATSSHRDRAYSLFEKKGLSLDYFFPVTVFSEEVGDKSKPNPYMFCLAAEKLGLTPTSCCVVEDSINGIVAATRGGFMPIMAVDLIEPDAFCNANARVVRNLEEVKRLL, encoded by the coding sequence GTGAAAATCAATGCGGCTATTTTTGATATGGACGGCGTTATTTTCGATACCGAGCGTTTGTGGCGGGACGCTTTCGTTTTGTCGACTCGTCGATTCAATCTTCCTTTGACCGAGGCGGATCGGCAGTTGATGTGCGGCAAAACGGAACCCGTCATTCGTGCCGAACTCCGTCGGGCGTTTCCGTCTCTTGACGCCGATGCCTATCGCGATTCCATGATTGACTACGTTCGTGCCGAAATAGCCGTCGGTCGATTCTCGCTGAAAGAGGGTTTTTTGTCCTTGATGGATACGCTTCGTTCGCGCGGCATACGAACGGCGCTTGCCACCTCGTCTCATCGCGATCGCGCCTATTCGCTATTTGAAAAGAAAGGGTTGAGTTTAGACTACTTTTTCCCCGTTACCGTATTCAGCGAAGAGGTGGGCGACAAGTCCAAGCCCAATCCCTATATGTTTTGTCTTGCTGCCGAAAAGTTGGGTTTGACGCCGACATCGTGTTGCGTCGTAGAGGATTCCATCAACGGAATTGTGGCTGCCACGCGTGGTGGTTTTATGCCTATTATGGCGGTAGACTTGATAGAACCGGACGCCTTTTGCAACGCAAATGCGCGTGTCGTTCGCAATCTCGAGGAGGTGAAACGTTTGTTATGA
- a CDS encoding NAD(+)/NADH kinase: protein MQPSAIVIINEYSGGYTQAVRQKIAAALSAYLVTYVDIDDDVARSVRDADLLVVAGGDGTLSSVFNKLGAVRPPVLYVPCGTLNERAKARKRFAGHEGLVLGQAADRLFAYVLAAGTFTPIGYVADVRAKKRFGRLAYFAEVLREYRVHAIPAVLSADGVEYAGDYTLIMVVKCDRCFGFRFNRMYVPESLGGHLLLVKSPRSKGLSGKIRIFFPFFRAFFLGFRHEYHSSYVDFISFDSLTISLSSPVDFDVDGEKVTLSGAVAVSFTPYSAPFTVLDE from the coding sequence ATGCAACCGAGTGCCATCGTCATCATCAACGAATATAGCGGCGGCTATACGCAAGCGGTACGCCAAAAGATAGCGGCCGCCCTTTCTGCCTACCTCGTCACCTACGTCGACATAGACGACGACGTGGCCCGTAGCGTCCGCGACGCCGACTTGCTGGTCGTGGCCGGGGGCGACGGCACGTTGAGTTCGGTCTTCAATAAGTTGGGCGCCGTGCGTCCCCCCGTGCTCTACGTTCCCTGCGGCACCCTCAACGAACGCGCCAAGGCGCGCAAGCGGTTTGCGGGGCACGAGGGATTGGTGCTCGGCCAAGCGGCCGACCGCCTGTTCGCCTACGTCTTGGCGGCCGGCACGTTTACGCCCATCGGCTACGTCGCGGACGTGCGTGCCAAAAAACGTTTCGGCCGACTTGCCTATTTCGCCGAGGTGCTCCGCGAGTACCGCGTGCACGCCATTCCCGCCGTACTGTCGGCGGACGGCGTGGAGTACGCGGGCGACTATACCTTGATTATGGTCGTCAAGTGCGACCGCTGTTTCGGCTTTCGCTTCAATCGTATGTATGTGCCCGAGTCTTTGGGTGGGCATCTTTTGCTCGTCAAATCCCCGCGTAGCAAGGGGTTGTCGGGCAAAATTCGCATTTTCTTTCCATTTTTCCGCGCCTTTTTCTTGGGGTTTCGGCACGAATACCATTCGTCCTACGTGGACTTTATCTCGTTCGATTCGCTCACGATTTCCCTTTCTTCGCCCGTCGATTTCGACGTAGACGGCGAAAAGGTCACGCTTTCGGGCGCAGTCGCCGTCTCTTTCACGCCCTATTCCGCCCCCTTTACCGTACTTGACGAATAA
- a CDS encoding mechanosensitive ion channel family protein — protein MKKRQRNEKEKAVDQSVPTGRATTRKPLNVPALVALCVLLAATIVIFVFAEQIFGASSVFKQDVSTHAVANAIFHWIPSVLRTIQIVAIAWLLIWGLRVLLGIFLTRNNRSATIVKLTNNFLKYLIAIVSVFLVLSAWGVNTTTLLASAGILSLIIGLGAQSMISDILAGIFIVFEDEFRVGDIVIIDGWRGTVDEIGIRATKIIDWQGNVKIVNNSEISTIINQSKEMSVTTCVISIGYNESIPKVELVIKNNLERIRNAIPEIVEGPFYKGVDKLSASSVDLLMVATVKEADYFIVQRALNREMKLIFDENNIAIPFPQVTVSYAEEGDTSFTAREAKQAVQFAVEQREASKKLEDTNS, from the coding sequence ATGAAAAAACGTCAACGTAACGAAAAAGAGAAAGCAGTAGACCAATCGGTGCCCACGGGCAGAGCCACCACGCGCAAGCCCCTCAACGTGCCCGCTTTGGTCGCATTGTGCGTTTTGCTCGCGGCGACCATCGTCATCTTCGTGTTCGCCGAGCAGATATTCGGGGCGAGTAGCGTCTTTAAGCAGGACGTCAGCACGCACGCGGTCGCCAACGCGATCTTCCATTGGATCCCGTCGGTGTTGCGCACGATTCAAATCGTCGCCATCGCCTGGCTTCTCATTTGGGGCTTGCGTGTGCTTTTGGGCATTTTCCTCACCCGCAACAATCGCAGCGCGACCATCGTCAAGCTTACCAACAACTTCCTCAAATACCTCATCGCCATCGTTTCCGTGTTCTTGGTGCTGTCGGCCTGGGGCGTCAACACGACCACGTTGCTTGCCTCCGCCGGTATCCTCAGTCTTATCATCGGTCTCGGTGCGCAGAGTATGATCAGCGACATCTTGGCGGGCATCTTCATCGTGTTCGAGGACGAGTTCCGCGTGGGCGACATCGTCATCATCGACGGCTGGCGCGGCACGGTGGACGAGATAGGCATTCGCGCCACCAAGATCATCGATTGGCAGGGCAACGTCAAAATCGTCAACAACAGCGAGATTTCCACCATCATCAACCAATCCAAGGAGATGTCAGTCACCACTTGCGTCATTTCCATCGGCTACAACGAGTCCATTCCCAAGGTTGAGTTGGTCATCAAGAACAACCTCGAGCGCATTCGCAACGCCATTCCCGAGATCGTGGAAGGTCCCTTCTACAAAGGCGTGGACAAACTCAGCGCGTCCAGCGTGGATCTGCTCATGGTCGCCACGGTCAAAGAGGCCGACTATTTCATCGTCCAACGCGCGTTGAACCGCGAGATGAAACTGATCTTCGACGAGAACAACATTGCCATTCCCTTCCCGCAGGTCACGGTCAGTTACGCCGAGGAGGGCGACACGTCCTTTACCGCCCGCGAGGCCAAGCAAGCGGTGCAATTCGCCGTCGAGCAGCGCGAAGCGTCCAAGAAGCTGGAAGATACCAATTCTTGA
- a CDS encoding metallophosphoesterase, which yields MKKSYAIVIAVVLVLAVLLTVGASLTALAEPSQPVETTHRIAHVSDIHIMIDEYCNIYSPDYQKAGNTSYKVLEQTAATTEAVFNEMIANAGGIPEMVFITGDLTSNGELANHLGVANLLAEITQRARAIEGNEGFQIFVIPGNHDIDNQNAKCYTPTLDDETWNALVAEGNADKMRDYLSQYPARSVQTTTMLEFMSIYSDFGYCNCAGRKEGHHEGGCKMAEGVSLEYFYESDYWYVPNTTRSNRPVDLGDAAVVLTPSYTYRYEYEVTPAGALTETTPTEDEIAGYKVDKDMEFYARASRHGACSYIARVNGVTVLGIDANSHKWTDVKKDKLAVKTSLGWDETTGGYMTEAQLNWMIESVREDVADRRLVLTLAHENVLPHFDTEDEVISLFTYDNWEDVYTNMADNGMRYVFTGHQHTNDIESEISQMGSVFYDLETGSTTCMGAGWRELKFTQTAYADGAYAEDCWSTMHYLHYNTEVDGQKAFAYRRYEITGGSTDGAYSLNTVYQGKNGVNDHEGEYQDMTDYMSQSLQKMISNMAGNVVNEQLMDTIGGLVGKLEGGSLDYLYPLANKVVTDLGNLNLYEFVADADGGFHLSAEPKAGYHLTQYAIDLVDYFLGKDYSFGKKLGVYLDEVLLEVYGNHLIGGQFHTEAEITAKLQALLDVLEDGQFLRYFEDLLYRGVLPELELILNAPIYWGDSINYRHLDQSSTVTPEMVADGKGFDVSAQAGAVFSRNDFIIGAIKGLIEPQKANKYRAATPGMDVSSLMKFVRSLPTILDPILHPTEDGDDTLMILIDAVAEDFDIGKYLHYIDKAVGYIVKLDGTNTLAEVLKEELLDKYVTDAFCKNLGAYGAYIIRSVMVDDSVDGVERTAAEGWFPYEVTPDFHVTLTYAGDKSALFRDGVEHTYYCDKDGKDTVAVKATKANGLLPGKITLGNVVDASGNLDLTKKEIRWFTQRDVDYSTPAATCKQYEWSEEGASAATQFYSELELADNAQFTSSTTRLYKGANVWIEYPTIDLGIIYLNITYAYRQYNDFDVVLDGLTAGKTYYYRLRAVDVDGEGKTAKTYDWTDTYSFTQPQATGGVSVMAMADIQGSVEGNYVASLPNMKEALSNGNPAFIVNCGDNVDTGKNIAQWQWLLDDQDVVWAQNVFAGVAGNHEEKDYAISSVVATPDAAAVEASGFYYSYNYQNVHFVLLNTNDNKSDGTLADAQYAWLEADLTAANANSAVEFIVVALHKGPYTAGSHAFDADVIAMRRQLSPLFAQKKVDLVLQGHDHTYSVSEYIGATADDSGKYLPVAVSYDATGAAIDPDGVLYVNLGTMGDKYYNYIYSPLVTLKDRTADANLKVTLADYLTQAGNLELSPVRNGKTVLPETPVYAYLNVKAGRLSLTTYTVINGNSYVVDDIAITKSPVKASADLSVLGAKVKAADLDTLATVRVSVTTTEGVEFFAGYRLADVLAKAGKAQTSFRYNGTDYSTADAYVVVAKSNAAGGDVTAMEPTVMICNQGSALFVAASELSSGLPTWAIAVIAVASAVVLALVVVLVLLVLKRKKAPTAPAPTVAEGENAPSANDEPAPKADAEDASNPDEE from the coding sequence GAGATGATCGCGAATGCGGGCGGCATACCCGAGATGGTGTTCATCACGGGCGACCTCACCTCCAACGGCGAGTTGGCCAACCACTTGGGCGTGGCCAACCTGCTTGCCGAGATCACCCAACGCGCACGTGCCATCGAGGGCAACGAAGGCTTCCAGATCTTCGTCATTCCCGGCAACCACGACATAGACAACCAAAACGCCAAGTGTTACACGCCCACGTTGGACGACGAGACCTGGAACGCGTTGGTTGCCGAAGGCAACGCCGACAAAATGCGTGACTATCTTTCGCAATATCCCGCCCGTAGCGTGCAGACCACCACGATGCTCGAGTTTATGAGCATCTACAGCGATTTCGGCTATTGCAACTGCGCGGGGCGCAAAGAAGGGCATCACGAGGGCGGTTGCAAGATGGCGGAGGGCGTTTCTTTGGAATATTTCTACGAGAGCGACTATTGGTACGTCCCCAATACCACGCGGTCCAATCGTCCCGTGGACTTGGGCGACGCCGCCGTGGTGCTCACGCCTTCCTATACCTATCGGTATGAATACGAAGTCACGCCCGCGGGCGCTCTCACCGAGACCACGCCCACCGAGGACGAGATAGCGGGCTACAAAGTGGACAAAGATATGGAGTTTTACGCCCGCGCGTCCCGTCACGGCGCTTGCTCCTATATCGCCCGCGTGAACGGCGTCACCGTTTTGGGCATCGACGCCAACTCCCACAAGTGGACGGACGTCAAGAAAGACAAGTTGGCGGTCAAGACCTCGTTGGGTTGGGATGAGACCACGGGCGGCTACATGACCGAGGCGCAACTCAATTGGATGATCGAGTCCGTCCGCGAGGACGTTGCCGATCGCCGCTTGGTTCTCACGTTGGCGCACGAAAACGTGTTGCCCCACTTCGACACCGAGGACGAGGTCATTTCCCTCTTCACCTACGACAATTGGGAAGACGTCTACACCAACATGGCCGACAACGGTATGCGGTACGTCTTCACGGGTCACCAACACACCAACGATATCGAATCCGAAATTTCTCAGATGGGCAGCGTGTTCTACGACCTCGAAACGGGCTCTACCACCTGTATGGGCGCGGGCTGGCGCGAACTCAAGTTCACCCAAACCGCCTATGCGGACGGCGCCTACGCCGAGGATTGCTGGTCTACCATGCACTATCTGCACTACAATACCGAGGTGGACGGCCAAAAGGCCTTCGCCTATCGCCGCTACGAGATCACGGGCGGCAGTACGGACGGCGCGTATAGCCTGAATACCGTCTATCAGGGCAAAAACGGCGTCAACGATCACGAGGGCGAGTACCAGGATATGACGGACTATATGTCCCAATCCCTCCAAAAGATGATTTCCAATATGGCCGGCAACGTGGTCAACGAGCAGTTGATGGATACCATCGGCGGCTTGGTGGGCAAGTTGGAGGGCGGTAGTCTTGATTACCTCTATCCCTTAGCCAACAAGGTCGTCACCGACTTGGGCAACCTCAATCTGTACGAGTTCGTGGCGGACGCGGATGGCGGTTTCCATCTTTCCGCCGAGCCCAAAGCGGGCTACCATCTCACGCAATATGCCATTGACTTGGTGGACTACTTCCTCGGCAAGGACTACAGCTTCGGCAAGAAGTTGGGCGTCTATCTGGACGAAGTCCTCTTGGAAGTGTACGGCAACCACCTCATCGGCGGACAATTCCACACCGAGGCGGAGATTACCGCCAAATTGCAGGCGCTTCTGGACGTTTTGGAAGACGGCCAATTCCTGCGCTACTTCGAGGATTTGCTCTATCGCGGCGTCTTGCCCGAGTTGGAACTCATTCTCAACGCCCCCATCTATTGGGGCGACAGCATCAACTATCGTCATCTCGACCAATCTTCTACCGTCACGCCCGAGATGGTGGCGGACGGCAAGGGCTTCGACGTTTCGGCCCAAGCGGGCGCCGTGTTCTCGCGCAACGACTTTATCATCGGCGCCATCAAGGGACTTATCGAGCCCCAAAAGGCCAATAAATATCGCGCCGCCACGCCCGGTATGGACGTCAGCAGTTTGATGAAATTCGTGCGCAGTCTGCCCACGATCCTCGACCCCATTCTCCATCCCACCGAGGACGGTGACGACACGCTCATGATTCTTATCGACGCCGTAGCCGAGGATTTCGACATCGGCAAATATCTCCACTATATAGACAAAGCCGTGGGCTATATCGTCAAGTTGGACGGCACCAACACCTTGGCCGAGGTGCTCAAAGAGGAACTCTTGGACAAATACGTCACCGACGCTTTCTGCAAGAACCTCGGCGCATACGGCGCGTATATCATTCGTTCGGTCATGGTGGACGACAGCGTGGATGGGGTGGAGCGCACCGCGGCGGAGGGTTGGTTCCCCTACGAGGTCACGCCCGACTTCCACGTGACGTTGACCTACGCGGGTGACAAATCGGCTCTGTTCCGCGACGGGGTGGAGCACACCTACTATTGCGACAAGGACGGCAAGGATACCGTCGCCGTCAAGGCCACCAAAGCCAACGGCCTCTTGCCCGGCAAGATCACGTTGGGCAACGTCGTGGACGCTTCGGGCAATCTCGACCTCACCAAGAAGGAGATCCGTTGGTTCACCCAACGCGACGTGGACTATTCGACGCCCGCCGCCACCTGCAAGCAATACGAGTGGTCAGAGGAAGGCGCTTCGGCCGCCACGCAGTTCTACAGCGAGTTGGAGTTGGCCGACAACGCCCAATTCACCTCTTCCACCACGCGGCTCTACAAAGGTGCCAACGTGTGGATCGAGTATCCCACCATCGACCTCGGCATCATCTACCTCAATATCACCTACGCCTATCGTCAATACAACGATTTCGACGTGGTTTTGGACGGGCTCACGGCGGGCAAGACCTACTACTACCGCTTGCGCGCGGTGGACGTGGACGGCGAGGGCAAGACCGCCAAGACCTACGATTGGACGGATACCTACAGTTTCACGCAGCCCCAGGCCACCGGTGGCGTCAGCGTTATGGCGATGGCCGACATTCAGGGTAGTGTAGAAGGCAACTACGTTGCCTCTTTGCCCAATATGAAAGAGGCGCTTTCGAATGGCAACCCCGCCTTTATCGTCAACTGCGGCGACAACGTGGACACGGGCAAGAATATCGCCCAATGGCAATGGCTTTTGGACGATCAGGACGTCGTATGGGCGCAAAACGTCTTCGCGGGCGTTGCGGGCAATCACGAGGAGAAGGACTACGCCATTTCTTCCGTCGTCGCCACGCCCGATGCCGCCGCTGTGGAGGCCAGCGGTTTCTACTATTCCTACAACTATCAAAACGTGCACTTCGTCCTTCTCAACACCAACGACAACAAGTCGGACGGCACGTTGGCCGACGCGCAGTACGCTTGGTTGGAGGCCGACCTCACGGCGGCCAATGCCAACAGCGCCGTCGAGTTCATCGTGGTCGCCTTGCACAAAGGCCCATACACGGCGGGCAGTCACGCCTTCGACGCGGACGTCATCGCCATGCGCCGTCAACTGTCCCCCTTGTTCGCCCAAAAGAAGGTTGACCTTGTTTTACAAGGTCACGACCACACCTATTCGGTCAGCGAGTATATCGGCGCTACGGCGGACGACAGCGGCAAGTATCTTCCCGTCGCGGTCTCCTACGACGCCACGGGTGCGGCCATCGATCCCGACGGCGTCCTGTACGTCAACTTGGGCACGATGGGCGACAAGTATTACAACTATATCTATTCGCCCTTGGTCACGTTGAAGGACCGCACCGCGGACGCCAATCTCAAAGTCACCTTGGCCGACTACTTGACGCAGGCGGGCAATCTCGAATTGTCCCCCGTGCGCAACGGCAAGACGGTTTTGCCCGAGACGCCCGTCTACGCATACCTCAACGTCAAGGCGGGACGGCTTTCTCTCACCACCTACACGGTCATCAACGGCAATAGTTACGTGGTGGACGACATCGCCATCACCAAGAGTCCCGTCAAGGCGTCTGCCGACTTGTCCGTCTTGGGTGCCAAAGTCAAAGCGGCCGATCTGGATACCTTAGCGACCGTCAGAGTGTCCGTCACCACCACCGAGGGCGTGGAGTTCTTCGCGGGGTACCGTTTGGCCGACGTCTTGGCCAAGGCGGGCAAAGCGCAGACCTCTTTCCGCTACAACGGCACCGACTATTCGACTGCGGACGCCTACGTCGTCGTCGCCAAGTCCAACGCGGCGGGCGGTGACGTCACGGCTATGGAGCCCACCGTCATGATCTGCAATCAAGGCAGCGCCTTGTTCGTCGCCGCATCCGAGTTGTCGTCGGGCTTGCCCACCTGGGCCATCGCCGTCATCGCGGTTGCCTCGGCCGTCGTCCTTGCCTTGGTCGTCGTGTTGGTATTGCTCGTTCTCAAACGCAAAAAAGCCCCCACAGCGCCCGCCCCGACGGTAGCCGAAGGCGAAAACGCCCCCTCGGCGAATGATGAGCCTGCGCCCAAGGCGGATGCCGAGGACGCGTCCAATCCCGACGAGGAGTAG